The Gemmatimonadaceae bacterium DNA segment CCAGAACCGCACCGCGAATGCGGCCAGCCGTGAGCCCGGTCACCAAGGCCTCCTCGTCCAGCAGGGCGCCGCGGGCCACGTTGGCCACGATCACGCCCGGCTTGAGACCCTTCATCCGCTGCGCGTCGAGGATGGCTCGGGTCTCCTCCGTCAGCGGGGTGGCCAGCACCACAACGTCCGCCAGCGGCAGAAGCCCGTCGAGCTCGCTGGGCCCGTGGATCTCGTGGAAGCCCGGCGGCACGCCAAGCCCGGGCCGGCGCCGCACGCCGCTGACCCGCGCGCCCAACGCCGAGAAGCGCCTGGCGATCTCGCTGCCCAACCCGCCCGCGCCCACGACCAGCACGTGCAACTCGTCCACCTCGCGCACCAGCGCGCGCGGCGTCGCGAAAGCGCTCTGGTCCCACACGTGCTCGCGTCGCATCTCGTCGGCGAGGTCGAAGGCGCGCAGGAAGTGCAGCGTCCCCGCGAGCACGTGCTCGGCGATCGTCGGGCCATAAATGCCCGCCGCGTTCGTCAGCAGGCAGTCGCCGCGGCGCATCTCGTCGAAGAGCAGCGTCGCCACGCCGGCCGTCCCCGTCTGGACCCACTTGAGCTTCGGCCCCGCGAGAAACAACGCGCGCGGCATCCCGAAGCCCACATAGACCTCGGCATCGGGAATCACGGCGAGTGACTCCTCGCTCGGCGCCTGCGCGCCGTCGCCGAAGGAATCCGTCACCGACTCGACGATCTGAAGGTGCCAGTCGCTCGGCACGGCGTCGGTCAGGGCCTGCGCCACTCGCTCCGGGAGGCAGAAGGCCTGCGCGGTCGAGCGCAGGTCCACGACCATCAGGCGCGTGCTCACGTGTCGTCGCGCTGGGCGTCCGTGGACCGCCGGCCCTCCCCCGCGCGGCGGCCGCCGCCGCGGGCATCCCACTCCGAGGGCGGCACGCCGTCGGAGTGGTCGACGGAGCGCTGCTCGAGGTACCGCTTCTCGATGTAGCCGAGCCCTTCGAGCACGATCATCACCGTGATCGTCGCCGCCAGTGCCTCGAAGAGATGCCCCGCGCCGGCCGTCAGGCCGATCGCCGCGACCACCCAGATCGTCGCGGCACTCGTCAGGCCGGTAATCGTGCCGCGCGCGTGGAGGATGGTGCCGGCGCCAAGGAATCCGATGCCCGTCACCACCTGCGCCGCGATGCGCCCCGGATCGCCGCCGTAGGGCCCGGCCATCGCCATCGAAAGGTCCATCAGCAACGCCGAGCCCAGGCAGATGAGGATGTTGGTGCGCAGGCCGGCCGGCTTACGCCGCAGTTCCCGCTCCAGCCCGATCGCGCCGCCCGCCAGTACGGCGATGAGCAACTTCGCCCCAAGATCGAGTCGAAAAACCTCCACCCACTCGCGGAAGTCAGCCACGGGCGTCGAGCCCCATCTTGTCCTTCACCGTGCGGATCGTCTCCTGCGCCACCGCGCGGGCCCGCTTGCCGCCCTCGGCGAGCAGCGCGTCCACCTGCGCCGGATTCGCCTGCAGCGCCTCGGCTCGCCTGCGGATCGGCGTCAGCTCGGTGACCATATTCGCGTGCAGTACCTTCTTGCAGTCGATGCAGCCCCACTTGGCGCCGCGGCAGTTCGCGTCCACTTCCGCAACCGTCTCCGCGGGCGAGAAGGCCTTGTGCAGCTCGAAGATCGTCTTGCACTGCTCGGGCGTGCCGGGGTCGGTCTTCCGCTGCCGCGCCGGGTCCGTGATCGCGGGCCGCAGCTTGTTCCACATCTCGTCCGGCGTCTCCAGCAGGCCGATCGTGTTCCCCAGCGACTTGCTCATCTTCGCCTGCCCGTCGAGCCCGACGATGCGGCGCGTGGGCGTGAGCTTGGGCTGCGGCTCGGGGAAGTACGGCGCGTCAGGCGAGAAGCGCGCGTTCCAGTTGCGCGCCACCACCCGCGAGAGCTCGAGGTGCTGGACCTGGTCCTCGCCCACCGGCACGGTGTCGGCGAGATATAGCAGGATGTCCGCCGCCTGCAGCACCGGGTAGTTGAGCAGCCCGGCCATCACCTGCTCCTGCTTGCTCGACTTGTCCTTGAACTGCACCTGCCGCTCGAGCTCGCCCAGCGGCGTCACCGTGTTGAAGATCCACTGCAGCTCGGTGTGCTCGGGGACGTCGCTCTGCACGAACATCGTGCAGTGTGCGGGATCGAGGCCGCAGGCCAGCAGCGAGATCGCCATATCGCGCGTGCGGCGCCGCAGGTCGTCCGGCTGATACGCGATGGTGATGGCGTGGTAGTTTACGATGCAGAAGAACGACTCGTGCTCGGCCTGCAGCGCGACCCAGTTCTTGACGGCTCCGAGGTAGTTGCCGATGTGCAGCTCGCCCGAGGGCTGGATCCCGCTGAAGACACGCGTCATCCCCCGAAGTTACGGAGCGTCGGATGGGTCATCAACAGGAGCGTGCCGCGTGGCTGGCCAGCGCCGTCCGGGCGGCCGAGGCTGGCGCGGCCGTCATCCGCGCCGCCGCGCCGGACATCCGGCAGCTCGATTGGCAGTCCAAGGGGCCCACGGACTTCGTATCCGAGGTGGATCTGGCGGCCGAGGCGGCCATCCTGCAGGCGATGGCGGCCGACCTCCCCGGGGCCACGGTCCTCGCCGAGGAGAGCGCGGCGGCGGTGTCCCCGGAGCGGGTCGCGAAGGGCCTGGCCATCGTCGTGGACCCGCTCGACGGCACGACGAACTTCCTCCACGGCTTTCCGGCCTACGCGGTCTCCATCGCCGTGCTGCTCGATGGCGAGCCCGTGGCCGGCGTGGTGCACGACGTGCCGCGCGGCGAGGTCTTCACCGCCACGGTCGGCGGCGGCTGCTTCCGCGACGGCGAGCCGGTGCGCGTCTCGGAGATCACCGACCC contains these protein-coding regions:
- the trpS gene encoding tryptophan--tRNA ligase, translating into MTRVFSGIQPSGELHIGNYLGAVKNWVALQAEHESFFCIVNYHAITIAYQPDDLRRRTRDMAISLLACGLDPAHCTMFVQSDVPEHTELQWIFNTVTPLGELERQVQFKDKSSKQEQVMAGLLNYPVLQAADILLYLADTVPVGEDQVQHLELSRVVARNWNARFSPDAPYFPEPQPKLTPTRRIVGLDGQAKMSKSLGNTIGLLETPDEMWNKLRPAITDPARQRKTDPGTPEQCKTIFELHKAFSPAETVAEVDANCRGAKWGCIDCKKVLHANMVTELTPIRRRAEALQANPAQVDALLAEGGKRARAVAQETIRTVKDKMGLDARG
- a CDS encoding D-2-hydroxyacid dehydrogenase, which gives rise to MSTRLMVVDLRSTAQAFCLPERVAQALTDAVPSDWHLQIVESVTDSFGDGAQAPSEESLAVIPDAEVYVGFGMPRALFLAGPKLKWVQTGTAGVATLLFDEMRRGDCLLTNAAGIYGPTIAEHVLAGTLHFLRAFDLADEMRREHVWDQSAFATPRALVREVDELHVLVVGAGGLGSEIARRFSALGARVSGVRRRPGLGVPPGFHEIHGPSELDGLLPLADVVVLATPLTEETRAILDAQRMKGLKPGVIVANVARGALLDEEALVTGLTAGRIRGAVLDVFAKEPLAGDSPLWHLPRVVWTPHVSGVSPRRFWDRLQDLILDNWARYRAGESLRNLVDKRAGY
- a CDS encoding inositol monophosphatase; the protein is MGHQQERAAWLASAVRAAEAGAAVIRAAAPDIRQLDWQSKGPTDFVSEVDLAAEAAILQAMAADLPGATVLAEESAAAVSPERVAKGLAIVVDPLDGTTNFLHGFPAYAVSIAVLLDGEPVAGVVHDVPRGEVFTATVGGGCFRDGEPVRVSEITDPSRALIGTGFPFKDASDIQPYHRQMAAVMAHVSGVRRPGAASLDLASVACGRFDGFWEMMLSPWDFAAGMLLVREAGGVATDLGGEHLRALGASSVLVGNPGMHRWLLGTLRGP
- a CDS encoding MgtC/SapB family protein → MADFREWVEVFRLDLGAKLLIAVLAGGAIGLERELRRKPAGLRTNILICLGSALLMDLSMAMAGPYGGDPGRIAAQVVTGIGFLGAGTILHARGTITGLTSAATIWVVAAIGLTAGAGHLFEALAATITVMIVLEGLGYIEKRYLEQRSVDHSDGVPPSEWDARGGGRRAGEGRRSTDAQRDDT